The Aspergillus chevalieri M1 DNA, chromosome 5, nearly complete sequence genome includes a region encoding these proteins:
- the SUB2 gene encoding ATP-dependent RNA helicase SUB2 (BUSCO:EOG09262E4Q;~COG:A;~EggNog:ENOG410PGTN;~InterPro:IPR027417,IPR001650,IPR014014,IPR014001, IPR011545;~PFAM:PF04851,PF00270,PF00271;~go_function: GO:0003676 - nucleic acid binding [Evidence IEA];~go_function: GO:0004386 - helicase activity [Evidence IEA];~go_function: GO:0005524 - ATP binding [Evidence IEA]) — MSHEEDLIDYSDEELQTTDAAATTAAPAANGAEEKKGDLTVTGGRPDKKGSYVGIHSTGFRDFLLKGELLRAITDCGFEHPSEVQQVCIPTAILNVDVLCQAKSGLGKTAVFVLTTLHQLEAVPGECSILVMCHTRELAYQIKNEYARFSKYLPDVKTAVFYGGTPIQKDIEVLSNKESFPNIVVGTPGRLNALVRDKKLSLRNVKAFVLDECDKMLDQIDMRRDVQEIFRSTPADKQVMMFSATLSQEVRPICKKFMRNPLEVYVDDDTKLTLHGLQQYYVKLSEAEKNRKLNELLDSLEFNQVIIFVKSTLRANELNKLLVECNFPSIAVHSGVSQEERIKRYKEFKEFNKRICVATDVFGRGIDIERINLAINYDLPADADSYLHRVGRAGRFGTKGLSISFVSTEEDEKVLKDIEKRFEVALPEYPEGGVDSSTYMA; from the exons ATGTCTCACGAGGAGGATCTCATCGACTACTCCGACGAGGAGCTTCAGACCACTGACGCGGCGGCGACCACCGCTGCTCCCGCTGCGAATGGAGccgaagagaaaaagggcGACTTGACGGTCACGGGCGGCCGCCCGGACAAGAAGGGAAGCTACGTCGGTATTCACTCGACCGGTTTCCGCGACTTTTTGCTCAAAGGAGAACTTCTACGTGCCATCACCGATTGCGGTTTCGAACATCCATCGGAGG TCCAGCAAGTCTGCATTCCGACCGCTATTCTGAACGTCGACGTTCTCTGCCAGGCCAAGTCTGGTCTCGGAAAGACCGCGGTTTTCGTCCTGACGACTCTTCACCAGTTGGAGGCTGTTCCTGGGGAGTGCTCCATCCTTGTTATGTGCCACACTCGTGAACTGGCATACCAGATCAAGAACGAGTATGCTCGGTTCAGCAAGTACCTTCCCGATGTGAAGACTGCGGTATTCTACGGAGGTACTCCGATCCAGAAGGACATCGAAGTTCTTTCCAACAAGGAATCGTTCCCCAACATCGTCGTTGGTACTCCTGGTCGTCTGAATGCTTTGGTCCGCGACAAAAAGCTCTCCCTGCGCAACGTCAAGGCATTCGTTCTTGACGAATGTGACAAGATGTTGGATCAGATTG ACATGCGCCGTGACGTCCAGGAAATTTTCCGTTCGACTCCTGCTGACAAGCAGGTTATGATGTTCAGCGCTACGCTCTCGCAGGAGGTTCGGCCTATTTGCAAGAAGTTCATGCGGAACCCGCTCGAGGTCTACGTGGATGACGACACCAAACTCACTCTCCACGGTCTCCAGCAGTATTACGTTAAGCTCAGTGAGGCGGAGAAGAACCGCAAGCTGAACGAACTCTTGGACAGCCTCGAGTTTAACCAAgtcatcatcttcgtcaaGAGCACGCTCCGTGCTAACGAGCTTAACAAGCTTCTGGTCGAGTGTAACTTCCCTAGTATTGCGGTGCACTCTGGCGTCAGCCAGGAGGAGCG TATCAAACGGTACAAGGAGTTCAAGGAGTTCAACAAGCGTATCTGTGTCGCTACCGATGTCTTCGGTCGTGGTATTGATATTGAGCGCATCAACCTTGCCATCAACTACGACTTGCCCGCTGATGCCGACTCTTACTTGCACCGCGTTGGCCGTGCTGGTCGTTTCGGTACCAAGGGTCTGTCGATCTCGTTTGTCAGCAcagaggaggatgagaaggttCTCAAGGATATCGAAAAGCGGTTCGAGGTCGCCCTCCCTGAGTACCCTGAGGGTGGTGTGGACTCGAGCACCTACATGGCATAA
- a CDS encoding ribonuclease P Rpr2/Rpp21/SNM1 subunit (COG:A;~EggNog:ENOG410PSI0;~InterPro:IPR007175;~PFAM:PF04032): MAKGKGKNVNSHLRARLDYLHKAATYLHSTTIASKLPQTQQSDNENNASDEKRDIENISTRTVPQILSPGATASAVEKVSGSVSKKQEPNLNRLPNLSRAYISQLRGISLKTQLRLPQEVKRSFCKRCDTLLVSGVSCMQGIRNASREGKKPWADVRIVRCTTCGTEKCYPQAGKRSKKLAERKKGKEQKERQAAET, from the coding sequence ATGGCAAaggggaaaggaaaaaatGTCAACAGCCACTTACGGGCGAGACTGGATTACCTGCACAAAGCCGCCACCTATCTCCACTCCACAACCATAGCTTCCAAGCTGCCACAGACCCAGCAGAGCGATAACGAAAACAATGCTAGTGATGAAAAGCGCGACATCGAAAACATTTCGACCCGGACTGTGCCGCAAATTTTGAGCCCCGGTGCTACTGCTAGTGCTGTCGAGAAGGTGTCCGGTAGTGTCAGCAAAAAACAGGAACCGAATCTTAATCGCCTACCCAATCTATCCCGAGCCTATATCTCACAGCTTCGCGGAATATCGTTAAAGACACAGCTTCGGTTACCTCAGGAAGTGAAGCGGTCATTCTGTAAGCGATGTGATACTTTGCTTGTGTCTGGTGTCAGCTGCATGCAGGGGATCAGGAACGCCAGTCGCGAAGGCAAGAAGCCGTGGGCTGATGTTCGGATCGTGCGTTGCACAACATGTGGTACGGAGAAATGCTATCCTCAGGCTGGCAAGCGAAGCAAGAAGCTTGCCGAAcggaagaaaggaaaggagcAGAAGGAAAGACAAGCTGCAGAAACGTGA
- a CDS encoding uncharacterized protein (COG:S;~EggNog:ENOG410PSSC;~InterPro:IPR034455;~go_component: GO:0031083 - BLOC-1 complex [Evidence IEA]) has translation MSVSASIPDTSLGLTSSEIQILRQQQQLALQGGHTGGGVTRGRGTGRTSNASSRAASAASSHGRLLLDPMNLRALSHQLDSLQEQIRNRLDYLEEQMQLSLQNSTDRAGNVIRNADAEIARTRSILTSIDDLETEFAKIANIREIVKQYRARIEGLDQRLDQAARRRR, from the exons ATGTCCGTATCAGCCTCGATTCCCGACACCTCGCTTGGTCTTACCTCCTCCGAAATTCAAATCCTCcgacaacaacagcagctcGCACTTCAGGGTGGTCATACTGGCGGTGGGGTTACCAGAGGCAGAGGGACTGGAAGGACCAGCAACGCTAGTTCGCGCGCTGCCAGTGCGGCCAGCAGTCATGGTCGATTGCTGCTCGATCCGATGAATCTCAGAGCGCTTTCGCATCAGTTGGATAGTCTACAGGAACAGATCCGGAATCGTCTCGACTAT TTGGAAGAACAAATGCAACTCTCCTTACAAAATAGCACCGACCGCGCAGGAAATGTCATCCGCAACGCTGACGCTGAAATCGCACGCACCCGTTCGATCCTTACTTCGATTGATGACCTTGAAACAGAATTTGCTAAAATTGCGAATATCAGAGAAATCGTCAAACAATATCGTGCAAGAATTGAAGGACTCGATCAGCGTCTTGACCAAGCTGCCCGACGGAGACGTTGA
- a CDS encoding WW domain binding protein 11 (COG:S;~EggNog:ENOG410PIJW;~InterPro:IPR019007;~PFAM:PF09429;~go_process: GO:0006396 - RNA processing [Evidence IEA]) has protein sequence MPKERSMNPAAAQHKLDKQKSMKKGKAEALARRNEKLARRNPDRIQRQINELKQMQESGQKLRPREQQILEALEKDLRSVQKAREALGDKAPKFNERGGDGLRGQGDGVLGKRRRDDRDNRFGQESDSSETDEEVRRIPMPRDTPPPIPRQYQKRDAGLAESVRGPHALPNKPPVTESKTVYEAKPEIKDLRREAINKFVPAAVRVKQESIRGQGKLLEPEEMDRLEKAGYQAGSAEGQSTGNPDYDEQRRRILEEEERRFNQELLSVQIEEVEDEEA, from the coding sequence ATGCCGAAAGAACGCTCCATGAATCCGGCTGCCGCGCAGCACAAACTCGACAAGCAAAAGTCAATGAAGAAGGGGAAAGCAGAGGCGCTGGCCCGCCGAAATGAGAAACTCGCCCGTCGCAACCCCGATCGTATCCAACGGCAGATTAATGAGCTGAAACAGATGCAAGAGTCCGGTCAGAAACTACGACCAAGGGAACAACAGATCTTAGAGGCACTGGAAAAGGACCTGCGCTCTGTGCAGAAGGCTCGCGAAGCTTTGGGTGATAAGGCACCTAAGTTTAATGAAAGAGGTGGTGACGGTCTAAGAGGGCAAGGCGACGGGGTACTcgggaagaggagaagagacgACCGTGATAATCGATTTGGACAAGAAAGTGACAGCAGTGAGACGGATGAGGAGGTACGAAGGATACCCATGCCACGGGATACTCCGCCACCGATTCCCAGACAGTACCAGAAGAGAGACGCAGGGCTTGCTGAGAGTGTGCGTGGGCCACATGCTCTTCCCAACAAGCCGCCTGTGACAGAATCCAAGACGGTCTACGAAGCTAAACCCGAGATCAAGGACTTGCGACGGGAAGCCATCAATAAATTCGTTCCGGCTGCTGTCAGGGTAAAACAGGAGTCTATTAGAGGCCAGGGGAAACTTTTGGAGCCGGAAGAAATGGATAGACTTGAAAAAGCAGGCTACCAGGCAGGTTCTGCAGAGGGACAGTCGACAGGTAATCCGGATTATGACGAGCAACGACGGAGGAtcttggaagaggaagagaggcgCTTCAATCAAGAACTTCTTTCAGTGCAAATAGAGGAGGTCGAAGACGAGGAAGCCTAA